A stretch of the Marmota flaviventris isolate mMarFla1 chromosome 12, mMarFla1.hap1, whole genome shotgun sequence genome encodes the following:
- the LOC139707878 gene encoding LOW QUALITY PROTEIN: zinc finger protein 268-like (The sequence of the model RefSeq protein was modified relative to this genomic sequence to represent the inferred CDS: inserted 2 bases in 1 codon; substituted 1 base at 1 genomic stop codon) codes for MGLLFCIQSPAVCAMQNLKTNHRENAENPESQETRIYTGEKPYEYKECCKDFSKKNGLICHRRTHTGEKPYKCKECGKAFGKKSNLIRHIRTHTGEKPYKCKDCGKAFGQKSHLICHIRTHTGEKPYKCKDCGKAYGRKSNLIYHIRTHTGEKPYKCKDCGKTFVQKSHLIYHSRTHTGEKPYKCKDCGKAFVQKSDLIYHSRTHTGEKPYKCKDCGKAFGKKSDLIYHSTTHTGEKPYKCKDCGKAFGKKSYLIRHSRTHTGEKPYKCKDCGKAFVQKSDLIYHSRTHTGEKPYKCKECGKAFGKKSHLIRHSTTHTGEKPYKCKDCGKAFGQKSDLIRHSTTHTGEKPYKCKDYGKAFGKKSHLICHSTTHTGXKPYKCKECGKAFGEKSKLIYHRKTHTGEKLYKCTECCKDFGHKSHLICPSRTHTGDKLYKCKDCGKAFGQKSLLICHRRTHSGEKPYKCKECGKAFGQKSQVIYHRRTHIGEKPYKCTECGKAFGDTSNLIRHRRNHSGEMPYKCKECCKAFGQKIDLLHHSRTHXGEKPYKCKECGNAFTQKPGFICHSRTHTREKPYKCKECGKAFSQKSHLIFHNRTHTWEKPHKCKVCDKVFTQILHLMCHRRIYTGENPYKYKEC; via the exons atggg gcttctctTCTGTATCCAGAGCCCAgctgtctgtgctatgcagaatctgaaaacaaaccacagggagaacgctgagaaccctgagagccaggaaaca agaatttatactggagagaagccctatgaatataaagaatgttgcaaagattttagtaaaaaaaatggtcttatttgccacagaagaactcacactggagagaaaccctacaaatgtaaagaatgtggcaaagcttttggtaaaaaatcaaaccttattcgccacatcagaactcacactggagagaaaccctacaaatgtaaagactgtggcaaagcttttggtcaaaaatcacaccttatttgccacatcagaactcacactggagagaagccctacaaatgtaaagattgtggcaaagcttatggtcgaaaatcaaaccttatttaccacatcagaactcacactggagagaagccctacaaatgtaaagattgtggcaaaacttttgttcaaaaatcacaccttatatACCACAGcagaacacacactggagagaagccctacaaatgtaaagattgtggcaaagcttttgttcaaaaatcagaccttatttaccacagcagaactcacactggagagaagccctacaaatgtaaagattgtggcaaagcttttggtaaaaaatcagaccttatttaccacagcacaactcacactggagagaagccctacaaatgtaaagattgtggcaaagcttttggtaaaaaatcataccttattcgccacagcagaactcacactggagagaagccctacaaatgtaaagattgtggcaaagcttttgttcaaaaatcagaccttatttaccacagcagaactcacactggagagaagccctacaaatgtaaagaatgtggaaaagcttttggtaaaaaatcacaccttattcgccacagcacaactcacactggagagaagccctacaaatgtaaagattgtggcaaagcttttggtcaaaaatcagaccttattcgccacagcacaactcacactggagagaaaccctacaaatgtaaagattatggcaaagcttttggaaaaaaatcacaccttatttgccacagcacaACTCACACTGgatagaagccctacaaatgtaaagaatgtggcaaagcttttggtgaaaaatcaaaacttatttaccacagaaaaactcacactggagagaagctctacaaatgtacagaatgttgcaaagattttggtcacaaatcacaccttatttgccccagcagaactcacactggagataagctctacaaatgtaaagattgtggcaaagcttttggtcaaaaatcactcctaatttgccacagaagaacccactctggagagaagccctacaaatgtaaagaatgtggcaaagcttttggtcaaaaatcacaggttatttaccacagaagaactcacattggagagaagccctacaaatgtacagaatgtggcaaggCTTTTGGTGACACATCAAACCTTATTCGCCATAGAAGAAATCACAGTGGCGAgatgccctacaaatgtaaagaatgttgcaaagcttttggtcaaaaaatagaccttcttcaccacagcagaactca tggagagaagccctacaaatgtaaagaatgtggcaacgCTTTTACTCAAAAACCAGGCTTTAtttgccacagtagaactcacactagagagaagccttacaaatgtaaagaatgtgggaaagcgttcagtcaaaaatcacaccttattttccacaacagaactcacacttgggagaagcctcacaaatgcaaagtatgtgacaaagtttttactcaaatattacaccttatgtgccacagaagaatttacactggagagaatccttacaaatataaggaatgt